From the genome of Methanosphaera sp., one region includes:
- a CDS encoding homoserine dehydrogenase, with translation MSVNKLRLCILGFGAVGQGLAKVILMKHDELIERYGLDLEITAISDSSGAAICPDGIDPQVALDIKEETGKISNYPDYGVESIDGIGVLEECEYDCLVEVTPTNIDDGEPTRSNILKAMNDKKHVVTSNKGPLALNFKELIETARQNNVKFRFEASVGGTMPVINLGREALAGNKIHSVQGILNGTTNYILSRMANEGTEYEPTLKEAQELGIAETNPYQDVEGLDAACKIVIIANSLMGWDVTLDDVSRHGISNISSDAIKLAQKDGYLIKLVAEATDGKLTVAPMLVKEDSPFAVNGTLNVITLKTDLSEDVTVVGVGAGSIETASALLSDIISIGK, from the coding sequence ATGAGTGTAAATAAGCTTAGATTATGTATTCTTGGTTTTGGAGCAGTAGGACAGGGTCTTGCAAAAGTTATCTTAATGAAGCATGATGAACTTATTGAAAGATATGGACTTGACCTTGAAATAACAGCAATATCAGACAGTAGTGGAGCTGCAATATGCCCTGATGGAATTGATCCACAAGTTGCTCTTGACATAAAAGAAGAAACTGGTAAAATATCCAACTACCCAGACTATGGAGTAGAATCAATAGATGGTATTGGAGTACTAGAGGAATGTGAATATGATTGTCTTGTTGAAGTTACACCAACAAATATTGATGATGGAGAACCAACACGCAGTAATATTCTAAAGGCAATGAATGATAAAAAACATGTTGTTACATCAAATAAAGGACCTCTTGCTTTAAACTTTAAAGAGTTAATAGAAACAGCACGCCAAAACAATGTAAAATTCCGTTTTGAAGCATCTGTTGGTGGAACAATGCCTGTAATAAACCTTGGACGTGAAGCTCTTGCTGGAAATAAAATCCACTCAGTACAGGGAATATTAAATGGTACAACAAACTACATACTTTCACGTATGGCAAATGAAGGTACAGAATATGAACCTACACTAAAAGAAGCACAGGAACTTGGAATTGCAGAGACAAATCCATACCAGGATGTTGAAGGTCTTGATGCTGCATGTAAAATTGTTATTATTGCAAACTCTCTTATGGGTTGGGATGTAACACTTGATGATGTATCACGTCATGGAATATCAAACATCTCCTCTGATGCAATAAAACTTGCACAAAAAGATGGATATCTTATAAAACTTGTAGCAGAAGCAACAGATGGAAAACTTACTGTTGCACCTATGCTTGTAAAAGAAGATTCACCATTTGCTGTAAATGGAACATTAAATGTAATTACACTTAAAACAGACTTATCTGAAGATGTTACTGTTGTAGGTGTTGGAGCAGGATCTATTGAAACAGCATCAGCACTACTAAGTGATATTATAAGTATTGGAAAATAG
- a CDS encoding cofactor-independent phosphoglycerate mutase, with protein MKYVIVIADGMADEPLKQLDGKTPVVCANTPNMDFIAKNGYTGLTINVPEGMTPGSDVANTSIMGFKPTMLKGRGPLEAPSVGVELGDNDVAFRLNFINVEDGKINDFTADHISTEEADELIKALNEHFSDIGKFYTGVSYRNLFVIDDLDTEELINTPPHDVVGGDVDEYNLKSEKYPEKAELLNKFMKDSMDVLMNHPVNQKRIKEGKLPANMAWLWGQGAKPTIGNFNEKYNLTGATITGVDLLKGISGYIGLDVIEVPGATAYFDTNYQNKVDYALDSIKEHDVQYIHIEAPDEAGHEGNLEEKTRAIENIDSIILGKLLKELPEIDEEYTIAVLPDHPTPIDIKTHTRNPVPFAIYSTSIETPDETQVYSEQMEGKKYDLIEGDTLLSLMIKIANKEE; from the coding sequence ATGAAATATGTAATAGTAATCGCAGATGGAATGGCAGATGAACCACTAAAACAACTCGACGGAAAAACACCAGTTGTATGTGCAAATACACCTAACATGGACTTTATTGCAAAAAATGGTTACACAGGACTAACAATTAATGTACCAGAAGGTATGACTCCAGGATCTGATGTTGCAAACACATCAATAATGGGATTTAAACCAACAATGCTTAAAGGACGAGGACCACTAGAAGCACCAAGTGTAGGAGTAGAACTTGGAGATAATGATGTTGCATTTAGACTTAACTTCATAAATGTAGAAGATGGAAAAATCAATGATTTCACAGCAGATCACATATCAACTGAGGAAGCTGATGAACTTATCAAAGCATTAAATGAACACTTCTCAGATATTGGTAAATTCTATACAGGTGTAAGTTACAGAAACCTATTTGTAATTGATGACCTAGACACAGAAGAACTAATAAACACACCACCACACGATGTAGTAGGCGGAGATGTAGATGAATACAACCTTAAATCTGAAAAGTATCCTGAAAAAGCAGAACTTCTCAATAAATTCATGAAAGATTCAATGGATGTATTAATGAATCACCCTGTAAATCAGAAAAGAATTAAAGAAGGAAAACTTCCAGCAAACATGGCATGGCTATGGGGACAAGGAGCAAAACCTACAATTGGAAACTTCAATGAAAAATACAACCTTACAGGTGCAACAATTACAGGTGTAGACTTACTTAAAGGTATAAGTGGATACATTGGACTTGATGTAATAGAAGTACCAGGTGCAACAGCATACTTTGATACAAACTACCAAAACAAAGTAGACTATGCACTTGATTCAATAAAAGAACACGACGTACAATACATACACATAGAAGCACCAGATGAAGCAGGACATGAAGGAAATCTAGAGGAAAAAACACGTGCAATAGAAAATATTGACAGTATTATACTAGGAAAACTTCTCAAAGAACTACCAGAAATTGATGAAGAATATACAATTGCAGTACTTCCAGATCACCCAACACCAATTGATATAAAAACACATACAAGAAACCCTGTACCATTTGCAATATATTCAACATCAATTGAAACACCAGATGAAACACAAGTTTACTCAGAGCAAATGGAAGGTAAAAAATACGACTTAATTGAAGGAGACACACTTCTTAGTTTAATGATAAAAATAGCAAATAAAGAAGAATAG
- a CDS encoding CTP synthase, with product MIRLSKFIVVTGGVVSSIGKGITSASIGRILRSYGVSVTAIKIDPYLNWDSGTLNPYQHGEVYVTDDGMECDLDLGHYERFLDVDLSGKSNITTGKVYSSVIQKERRGEYLGSCVQIIPHITDEIKLMIREVAEKSKAEVVLVEIGGTVGDIESQPFIEAVRQLKNEEGHDNCMFVHVTYVPYLKAAKEFKTKPTQHSTKELRGLGINPDMIVCRSELQLDDNLKNKIAHFCDVPTEAVINTPDASSIYEVPLIMYSANVGTYVLNRLNMEAPAKKADLYAWSQIVEDLKIDSPKVRIGVVGKYIELEDAYISIREALKHAGAANKVEVNIDWIKADNDFDIDKLSVYDGILIPGGFGERGIKGKIDAVKYAIENDIPAFGICLGLHAMSIAIAQLNGHPEANSSEFDENCSFPVIDMMEEQKKINNMGGTMRLGAYPCKIKKDTIAYEAYKDEMISERHRHRYEVNNEYRDVLEDYGAVICGTSPDDFLVEMIELKDHPWFLGCQFHPEFKSRPNAAHPLFKSFIKAAKERKESRN from the coding sequence ATGATTAGATTGTCAAAATTTATAGTAGTAACAGGTGGAGTAGTAAGTTCTATAGGTAAAGGAATAACATCAGCATCAATTGGTCGAATACTAAGATCATACGGTGTAAGTGTAACAGCAATAAAAATAGACCCATATCTTAACTGGGACTCTGGAACACTAAACCCATACCAACACGGAGAAGTATATGTAACAGATGATGGAATGGAATGTGACCTAGACCTTGGACACTATGAAAGATTCCTTGATGTAGACTTATCAGGAAAATCAAACATAACAACAGGAAAAGTATACTCCTCAGTAATACAAAAAGAAAGAAGAGGAGAATATCTAGGATCATGTGTACAAATCATACCACACATAACAGATGAAATAAAACTTATGATCCGTGAAGTTGCAGAAAAATCAAAAGCAGAAGTAGTATTAGTTGAAATTGGTGGAACAGTAGGAGATATTGAAAGTCAGCCATTTATCGAAGCTGTAAGACAACTTAAAAATGAAGAAGGACATGACAACTGTATGTTTGTACATGTAACATACGTACCATACCTTAAAGCTGCAAAAGAATTTAAAACCAAACCAACACAACACAGTACAAAAGAACTAAGAGGACTAGGAATAAATCCTGATATGATAGTATGCAGATCAGAATTACAACTAGATGACAATCTTAAAAACAAAATAGCACACTTCTGTGATGTACCAACAGAGGCAGTAATTAACACACCAGATGCAAGTTCAATCTATGAAGTACCACTCATCATGTATTCTGCAAACGTTGGAACATACGTACTAAACAGACTAAACATGGAAGCACCAGCTAAAAAAGCTGACCTCTATGCATGGAGTCAAATAGTAGAAGATCTAAAAATAGACTCACCAAAAGTAAGAATAGGTGTAGTTGGAAAATACATAGAACTTGAAGATGCATACATAAGTATCAGAGAAGCACTAAAACATGCAGGAGCAGCAAACAAGGTAGAAGTAAACATTGACTGGATAAAAGCAGACAATGACTTTGACATAGATAAACTATCAGTATATGATGGAATACTAATACCTGGTGGATTTGGTGAACGTGGAATAAAAGGAAAAATCGATGCTGTAAAATATGCAATAGAAAATGACATACCAGCATTTGGAATATGTCTAGGACTTCATGCAATGAGTATAGCAATAGCACAACTCAATGGACACCCTGAAGCTAACAGTTCAGAATTTGATGAAAACTGTTCATTCCCAGTAATAGACATGATGGAAGAGCAGAAAAAAATCAACAATATGGGTGGAACCATGAGACTTGGTGCATATCCATGTAAAATCAAAAAAGACACAATTGCATATGAAGCATATAAAGATGAAATGATCTCAGAAAGACATAGACACAGATATGAAGTAAACAATGAATACCGTGATGTACTCGAAGACTATGGAGCAGTGATCTGTGGAACATCACCAGATGACTTCCTTGTAGAAATGATAGAACTTAAAGATCATCCATGGTTCCTTGGCTGTCAATTCCACCCAGAATTCAAGTCAAGACCAAACGCAGCACATCCACTATTTAAATCATTCATCAAAGCTGCAAAAGAAAGAAAAGAATCAAGAAATTAG
- a CDS encoding DUF4429 domain-containing protein, producing the protein MGLFDKIKEVKKNQEKAAAQTPDKVFRFNYYRTEVSIKDNIITIDFKFRTKNDENRTKIISLDEIKAIQYKPHNNSTPGFIHFETTNNINQTYNLEDAKNDNTSIVLKFNSDEEDATKLNEYINSLNQEITFLKLNPDIIDEENNQKSCNYELTDDGKRIYNFKSSHNEVILDDDFIAITASGFTNGYLKGVTGTKNIALDEIAGIEFKEPDITVGYFQLIIKGTLEARGGVFESIYDENTVTFTRSEREMALEIKEFIENHKRNKNKPQEHVTSDAQFSVADEILKFKQLLDMGVITQEEFDKKKKELLDM; encoded by the coding sequence ATGGGTCTTTTTGACAAAATAAAAGAAGTTAAAAAAAATCAAGAAAAAGCTGCTGCACAAACACCAGACAAAGTTTTCAGATTTAACTATTATAGAACTGAAGTTTCAATTAAAGACAATATAATTACAATAGATTTTAAATTTAGAACTAAAAATGATGAAAATAGAACTAAAATTATATCTCTTGATGAAATTAAGGCAATTCAATATAAACCCCATAATAATTCTACACCTGGATTTATACACTTTGAAACTACCAATAATATAAATCAAACATATAATTTAGAAGATGCAAAAAATGATAATACATCAATAGTTCTTAAATTTAATTCAGATGAAGAAGATGCAACTAAACTAAATGAATATATTAATTCACTTAATCAGGAAATAACTTTCCTAAAATTAAATCCAGATATTATAGATGAAGAAAATAATCAAAAATCTTGTAATTATGAACTTACAGATGATGGAAAAAGAATTTATAACTTCAAATCTTCACATAATGAAGTCATATTAGATGATGATTTTATTGCTATAACTGCTTCAGGTTTTACTAATGGATATCTTAAAGGAGTAACAGGTACTAAAAATATAGCACTTGATGAAATTGCAGGTATTGAATTTAAAGAACCTGATATTACTGTTGGATATTTCCAATTAATAATAAAAGGAACACTTGAAGCAAGAGGTGGTGTTTTTGAATCTATTTATGATGAAAATACTGTAACTTTCACAAGAAGTGAAAGAGAAATGGCTTTAGAAATTAAAGAATTTATTGAAAATCATAAACGAAATAAAAATAAGCCACAAGAGCATGTTACATCAGATGCTCAGTTTTCTGTTGCTGATGAAATTCTGAAATTTAAACAATTACTTGATATGGGTGTAATTACACAGGAAGAATTTGATAAAAAGAAAAAAGAGTTACTTGATATGTAA
- a CDS encoding prepilin peptidase: protein MDIYYIKAFALIILFLGCIVATYTDIKDQIIPNYLTFSMIIIGICIVSSYFILKGSFSVFYYISIVLVFILSYILWIIGLWGGGDVKLLTAISTLLTYDFLGIIPSYHIFMLQLPVYSKSFIVPTLWVIINSVLSILPIIITVVIYEIIKNKRYLIGTLKNSFKINEVLFNLNVMICLNYILSILYVDNIMIKLVVIAVTLMILNKLIQNYIKYAAIITTILIVIVKVIGNDITSYILTILIFEAIVIFITITQNNLLSDVLSDDVDIDKLDEGMILTYPLYKVDDEYIFKSQKLADKLTSNNKDIVVESNIMGITKDDIENMQKLRPDKIDGNVKIKKTLSFAPFILAGLIITVLFGDMFYIIKLIIGVVIGGL from the coding sequence ATGGACATTTATTATATCAAAGCTTTTGCTTTAATTATATTATTTTTGGGTTGTATTGTTGCAACTTATACTGATATTAAAGACCAGATTATTCCAAACTATCTGACTTTTTCAATGATTATTATTGGAATTTGTATTGTTAGTTCTTATTTTATTTTAAAAGGTAGTTTTAGTGTATTTTATTATATTTCTATTGTTTTAGTGTTTATTTTATCATATATTCTGTGGATAATAGGTTTGTGGGGTGGTGGTGATGTTAAATTATTAACTGCAATTTCTACACTTCTTACATATGATTTTCTAGGTATTATTCCAAGCTATCATATTTTCATGCTACAATTACCTGTTTATTCTAAGAGTTTTATTGTTCCGACTTTATGGGTTATTATTAATAGTGTTCTTTCAATACTTCCAATTATCATAACAGTTGTTATATATGAAATTATTAAAAATAAGAGGTATTTAATTGGAACATTAAAGAATTCTTTCAAAATAAATGAGGTTTTATTTAATTTAAATGTTATGATATGTTTAAATTATATTTTATCTATATTGTATGTAGATAATATAATGATAAAACTTGTTGTTATTGCAGTTACTCTTATGATATTAAATAAACTAATACAAAACTACATAAAATATGCAGCTATCATCACAACAATACTTATAGTTATAGTGAAAGTTATAGGAAATGATATTACATCATATATCTTAACAATTTTAATCTTTGAAGCTATAGTTATATTTATCACAATAACTCAAAATAATCTACTTTCAGATGTACTATCAGATGATGTAGATATAGATAAACTAGATGAGGGTATGATTCTAACATATCCACTATATAAAGTAGATGATGAATATATATTTAAATCACAAAAACTAGCAGATAAACTAACATCAAACAATAAAGATATTGTAGTTGAAAGTAATATTATGGGAATTACAAAAGATGATATTGAAAATATGCAAAAACTTAGACCAGATAAAATAGATGGAAATGTAAAAATTAAAAAAACATTATCTTTTGCACCATTTATACTTGCTGGTCTTATAATAACAGTTCTATTTGGTGATATGTTCTATATTATTAAATTAATTATAGGAGTTGTTATAGGTGGACTTTAA
- the cysE gene encoding serine O-acetyltransferase — MFDRIREDIRNVFDNDPAAKSTIEVILCYPGLHALGLHRLAHWFWVRNHQLIGRFISHVNRFITGIEIHPGATIGRRFFIDHGMGVVIGETSVIGDDVLLYKGVLLGGTSLENKKRHPTIGNNVVIGTNALILGDIEIGDNCTIGAGSVVTKSAEPGSTIVGIPGRSLEAIKADKNKKHDLEHGEILNPLARTLNAFIVKQECLEKVIYDEYPEYKKLLKDELCKEDREALKKLYERVGSEEQKLKNEEKKG; from the coding sequence ATGTTTGATAGGATACGAGAAGATATAAGAAATGTTTTTGACAATGACCCTGCTGCTAAAAGTACAATAGAGGTAATCTTATGTTATCCTGGTCTTCATGCATTAGGACTTCATAGACTTGCCCACTGGTTTTGGGTGAGAAATCATCAGTTAATTGGAAGATTTATATCACATGTAAATCGATTTATTACAGGAATTGAAATACATCCTGGTGCAACAATAGGAAGAAGATTCTTTATAGATCATGGAATGGGTGTGGTTATTGGTGAAACATCAGTAATAGGTGATGATGTATTGCTTTATAAGGGAGTATTACTTGGTGGAACATCACTTGAAAATAAGAAAAGACACCCTACAATTGGAAACAACGTTGTTATAGGAACAAATGCATTAATTCTAGGTGACATAGAAATAGGTGATAACTGTACAATAGGTGCAGGATCTGTAGTAACAAAGTCAGCAGAACCTGGAAGTACAATAGTAGGTATTCCTGGACGATCACTAGAAGCAATAAAAGCAGATAAAAATAAAAAACACGACCTTGAACATGGGGAAATACTCAACCCACTTGCACGTACACTTAATGCATTTATTGTAAAACAGGAATGTCTTGAAAAAGTAATATATGATGAATACCCAGAATATAAAAAACTTCTTAAAGATGAACTTTGCAAAGAAGATCGTGAAGCTTTAAAGAAACTCTATGAAAGAGTAGGATCAGAAGAACAAAAACTAAAAAATGAAGAGAAGAAAGGATAA
- the thiM gene encoding hydroxyethylthiazole kinase encodes MADEKIKEIAKQVDELRGACPLMHCITNVVTVHECANAALAVGASPIMANEEAEAEEITSIASSLIVNIGTLTKSQINTMKISTKTAGELNKKFVLDPVGIGVSQIRNDTAIDLIKLNTPTIIRGNLSEIKAIATFYGILEECSQVKGVDVAEGDVINEETLEYNSELIRNIAAKLETTVAVSGKIDIISDGKEVYAVDNGDAVLSSITGTGCMLATIMGAYAAVTTPLNAAICATLVMTISGEIAAEKMRKNDEGTGSFNVYLTDEFYKMTPETMMKYANLKKVL; translated from the coding sequence ATGGCAGATGAAAAAATTAAAGAAATCGCAAAACAAGTAGACGAACTTAGAGGTGCATGTCCTCTTATGCATTGTATTACAAACGTTGTAACAGTACATGAATGTGCAAATGCAGCACTAGCTGTGGGTGCATCACCTATTATGGCAAATGAAGAAGCAGAAGCTGAAGAAATTACATCAATTGCAAGTTCACTTATCGTTAATATTGGAACTCTTACAAAATCTCAGATAAACACAATGAAAATATCAACAAAAACCGCAGGAGAACTTAATAAGAAATTTGTACTTGACCCTGTAGGAATAGGTGTAAGTCAAATACGTAACGATACAGCAATAGATCTTATAAAACTTAACACTCCAACAATTATTCGTGGAAACTTATCTGAAATTAAGGCAATTGCAACATTTTATGGTATTCTTGAAGAATGTAGCCAAGTAAAAGGTGTAGATGTAGCAGAAGGCGATGTTATAAATGAAGAAACTCTTGAATATAACAGTGAGTTAATTCGTAATATTGCAGCAAAACTTGAAACAACAGTTGCAGTATCAGGTAAAATAGACATAATATCTGATGGAAAAGAAGTATATGCAGTTGACAATGGTGATGCAGTACTATCATCAATCACAGGTACTGGTTGTATGCTTGCAACAATCATGGGAGCATATGCAGCAGTTACAACACCTCTTAATGCAGCAATTTGTGCAACCCTTGTTATGACAATTTCTGGTGAAATTGCAGCAGAAAAAATGCGCAAAAATGATGAAGGAACAGGTTCATTTAATGTATACTTAACTGATGAATTCTATAAAATGACACCTGAAACAATGATGAAATACGCAAATCTTAAAAAAGTATTATAG
- the thiE gene encoding thiamine phosphate synthase — MNIDYSLYLVTDQFDFSREEFLHIIEESIIGGVNVVQLREKKSSTLDFYELACDVKEITDKYDVPLIINDRIDVALAVNSAGVHLGQDDMPCKVARRIVGDDMIIGISAENYSDAMQGELDGADYLGIGAIRKTPTKAECSVISHEDLLKVNENITIDRVAIGGIKEDNTEHVISDYGFDGVAIVSAIMLADNPREKAREFREIIGK; from the coding sequence ATGAATATTGATTATAGTTTATATCTTGTAACAGACCAGTTTGATTTTAGTCGTGAAGAATTTCTCCACATAATAGAAGAATCCATTATTGGTGGAGTTAATGTAGTGCAACTTAGAGAGAAAAAATCATCAACACTTGACTTTTATGAGCTTGCATGTGATGTTAAAGAAATTACAGATAAGTATGATGTACCTCTTATTATTAATGATAGAATTGATGTAGCTCTTGCTGTAAATTCTGCTGGTGTACACTTAGGACAGGATGATATGCCATGTAAGGTTGCACGTCGTATTGTAGGTGATGATATGATCATAGGAATTAGTGCTGAAAATTACTCTGATGCTATGCAAGGAGAACTTGATGGTGCTGACTATCTTGGTATTGGTGCAATTCGTAAAACTCCTACAAAGGCTGAATGTAGTGTAATATCACATGAGGATCTTCTTAAAGTTAATGAAAACATCACAATTGATCGTGTTGCAATTGGTGGAATTAAAGAAGATAATACAGAGCATGTAATTAGTGATTATGGATTTGATGGTGTGGCAATAGTATCTGCTATCATGCTTGCTGATAATCCAAGAGAAAAAGCTCGTGAATTTAGAGAAATTATTGGTAAATAA
- a CDS encoding nicotianamine synthase family protein, producing MSCWKYWPEIEEIAETLEGLGAENIDHIDELNKIDIEEVKKQLDRIEVIAHDKDIDFDSAKHILDNERMNKALKLIRKFYLYIGARLETENAQEIIDSDLDPDEILNKFHFYERYEGLLENESKLAKFNENKTFVFIGSGPLPLTLIMFRKKFGCKCIGIEIQPEVAELSRKVIDKLGLSDGIEIIVGDETTIEDLDYDILMVAAFAEPKERVFANVWERVTPKTPVLVRTYSGMRAILYAPLTDKQLRGFHKEIMLLPIGNTNNTSVLLRKIE from the coding sequence ATGAGTTGCTGGAAATACTGGCCAGAAATAGAAGAAATAGCAGAAACACTAGAAGGACTAGGTGCAGAAAACATAGATCATATCGATGAGCTAAATAAAATCGACATAGAAGAAGTAAAAAAACAACTAGATAGAATCGAAGTAATAGCACACGACAAAGACATAGACTTTGACTCAGCAAAACACATACTAGATAATGAACGTATGAACAAAGCATTAAAACTAATACGTAAATTCTACCTCTACATCGGAGCAAGACTAGAAACAGAAAATGCACAAGAAATCATAGACTCAGATCTTGACCCTGATGAAATCCTAAATAAATTCCACTTCTATGAAAGATATGAAGGACTACTAGAAAACGAATCAAAACTAGCAAAATTCAATGAAAATAAAACATTTGTATTTATAGGAAGCGGACCACTACCATTAACCTTAATAATGTTTAGAAAAAAATTTGGATGTAAATGTATAGGAATAGAAATACAACCAGAAGTAGCAGAACTATCACGTAAAGTAATAGATAAACTAGGACTATCTGATGGAATAGAAATCATAGTAGGTGATGAAACAACAATAGAAGACCTAGACTATGACATACTAATGGTTGCAGCATTTGCAGAACCAAAAGAACGTGTATTTGCAAATGTATGGGAACGTGTAACACCAAAAACACCAGTACTTGTAAGAACATACAGTGGAATGAGAGCAATACTATATGCACCACTCACTGATAAACAACTCAGAGGATTCCACAAAGAAATAATGCTTCTTCCAATAGGAAATACAAACAATACAAGTGTACTTCTACGTAAAATAGAATAA
- a CDS encoding FprA family A-type flavoprotein, which translates to MKAKAPKLAEGVYSVGTIDWDRREYHGYTLNGTTYNAFLVFSEGECVLIDNVYPGKVYSAQLWGRIEDAFADQGLDEIKIDYIIQNHVEKDHSGTLSEIHARFPETPIYCTPVAKNGLIQHYPDLEGANFVTVGTGDSLKVGAKTFAFLDAKMLHWPDSMFTFLQEDGILFSNDAFGQHVCKRELYDYEIPESELMEAAQKFYANLLTPLTPLLKNKLNEVVELGLLDQIKTIAPSHGQIWTDPMKIIGAYLDWANGKFKTEQATLIYDTMHFSTQYMAHAIAEGLMSEGVDVKMHFLKEDERSEIVKDVLESKAVLMGVPTLFNKVFPSIADVALYIDELEFSRTGIKRLGATFGSFGWSGRGPAWLNEKMGEMGFDMVGNLEVNYVPTDDDLEECFNYGVEIAKKMKEME; encoded by the coding sequence ATGAAAGCAAAAGCACCAAAACTAGCAGAAGGAGTATACTCTGTAGGAACAATTGATTGGGATAGACGTGAATACCACGGATACACCTTAAATGGAACAACATACAACGCATTTTTAGTATTCTCAGAAGGAGAATGTGTACTTATCGATAACGTATATCCTGGAAAAGTATACTCAGCACAATTATGGGGAAGAATTGAAGATGCATTTGCAGATCAAGGACTCGATGAAATCAAAATCGATTACATCATACAAAACCACGTAGAAAAAGATCACAGTGGAACATTATCAGAAATCCACGCAAGATTCCCAGAAACACCTATCTACTGTACACCAGTAGCTAAAAACGGACTTATCCAACACTACCCTGACCTTGAAGGAGCAAACTTTGTAACTGTAGGTACAGGAGATTCACTTAAAGTTGGAGCAAAAACATTTGCATTCCTTGATGCTAAAATGTTACACTGGCCAGACAGCATGTTTACATTCTTACAAGAAGATGGAATTCTTTTCTCAAACGATGCATTTGGACAACACGTATGTAAACGTGAATTATACGACTATGAAATCCCAGAAAGTGAATTAATGGAAGCAGCACAAAAATTCTATGCTAACTTACTTACTCCACTTACACCACTACTTAAAAACAAACTTAATGAAGTAGTAGAACTTGGACTTCTTGATCAAATTAAAACAATCGCACCATCACACGGACAAATCTGGACAGATCCAATGAAAATCATTGGAGCATACCTTGACTGGGCTAATGGTAAATTCAAAACAGAACAAGCAACACTTATCTATGATACAATGCACTTCTCAACACAATACATGGCACATGCAATTGCAGAAGGTCTCATGTCAGAAGGTGTAGATGTAAAAATGCACTTCCTTAAAGAAGATGAAAGAAGTGAAATTGTAAAAGATGTACTTGAAAGTAAAGCAGTACTCATGGGTGTTCCAACACTCTTTAACAAAGTATTCCCAAGTATCGCAGATGTTGCATTATACATTGATGAACTTGAATTCTCAAGAACAGGAATTAAAAGACTTGGAGCTACATTCGGTTCATTTGGATGGAGTGGAAGAGGACCTGCATGGTTAAATGAAAAAATGGGCGAAATGGGCTTTGACATGGTAGGAAACTTAGAAGTAAACTACGTACCTACAGATGACGACCTTGAAGAATGCTTCAACTATGGAGTAGAAATCGCTAAAAAAATGAAAGAAATGGAATAG
- a CDS encoding desulfoferrodoxin family protein produces MAELKANTMLKCKGTGNIIEVVVPNKDADAESMNIFEAKTSGEGEVKHVPVVTREADKYHVEVGEVEHPMDEEHYIALIELEADGQIHKQLLKPGDKPQADFYIPEAENVEAREFCTLHGLWKA; encoded by the coding sequence ATGGCAGAATTAAAAGCAAACACAATGTTAAAATGTAAAGGAACAGGAAACATCATAGAAGTAGTAGTACCAAACAAAGATGCAGATGCAGAATCAATGAACATCTTTGAAGCAAAAACATCAGGTGAAGGAGAAGTAAAACACGTACCTGTTGTAACACGTGAAGCTGATAAATACCACGTAGAAGTTGGAGAAGTAGAACATCCAATGGATGAAGAACACTACATTGCATTAATTGAACTTGAAGCAGATGGACAAATTCACAAACAATTATTAAAACCTGGAGACAAACCACAAGCAGACTTCTACATACCAGAAGCTGAAAATGTAGAAGCAAGAGAATTCTGTACATTACACGGTCTTTGGAAAGCATAA